From one Thalassospira lucentensis genomic stretch:
- a CDS encoding MBL fold metallo-hydrolase: MKLTFAGTGSAFCMAADNFQSNMVLEAVQPGSDQPARMLIDCGSDARHSLRNLGHMPNDFDAVYISHLHSDHIGGLEWMALANYFIFEGHRVKLLAVHDLIEPLWEHSLRGGLQISDTGNSSLSSYFDIKELSPATGFDWQGVHFDVIPVEHVVTAQNTMLSYALFGHGKKQSFFLTTDAIFNPDAHMPLYQKADIIFQDCELGPRHSGVHAHYEQLVTLPADIKAKMWLYHYQAYPRPDAVSDGFCGFIEPGQSFELG, encoded by the coding sequence ATGAAGCTTACTTTTGCGGGGACAGGTTCGGCGTTCTGCATGGCGGCTGACAATTTCCAGAGCAACATGGTTCTGGAAGCAGTTCAGCCCGGCAGTGACCAACCGGCGCGCATGTTGATTGACTGCGGTTCAGATGCGCGGCACTCGTTGCGCAATCTGGGTCATATGCCCAATGACTTTGATGCTGTCTATATCAGCCACCTGCATTCGGACCATATTGGCGGTCTCGAATGGATGGCGCTTGCCAATTATTTCATTTTCGAAGGCCACCGGGTCAAACTGCTTGCGGTTCACGATCTGATCGAACCGCTTTGGGAACACAGCCTGCGCGGCGGCCTGCAAATCAGTGATACGGGCAATAGCAGCCTGTCATCCTATTTCGACATCAAGGAACTCAGCCCCGCCACGGGATTTGACTGGCAGGGTGTGCATTTCGATGTGATCCCGGTTGAACATGTCGTTACCGCGCAAAACACCATGCTGTCCTATGCGCTTTTCGGACATGGAAAAAAACAAAGCTTTTTCCTGACGACAGATGCGATTTTCAATCCAGATGCCCATATGCCGTTGTACCAAAAAGCAGATATCATCTTTCAGGATTGCGAACTTGGCCCCCGCCATTCCGGCGTTCATGCACATTACGAACAACTTGTGACCCTGCCCGCCGATATCAAAGCCAAAATGTGGCTCTATCACTATCAGGCCTATCCAAGGCCCGATGCGGTTTCTGACGGCTTCTGCGGATTTATCGAGCCCGGTCAAAGTTTCGAGCTTGGCTAA
- a CDS encoding ion transporter produces the protein MEKLRRIVESSKFQNFITAVIAINAVILGLETSPTVMNAAGSILHLLDQIAVAIFVVELLMKLVVYRLGFFRRSWNIFDFTIVAITLLPMGQGVSVLRALRILRAFRLISTVSSMRKVVEALMKAIPGMVSVLTLLSLVFYVSSVMATKLFGSGFPDWFGTIGASLYSLFQIMTLESWSMGIVRPVMEIYPLAWMFFVPFILVTTFAVLNLFIAIVVDAMATHVDVEETQTRSELGLDHHEILAELRELRAEVTRLADGKKDVDTVRQPGE, from the coding sequence ATGGAAAAGCTGCGCCGGATTGTCGAATCTTCAAAGTTCCAGAATTTCATCACGGCCGTGATTGCGATCAATGCCGTCATTCTCGGACTTGAAACATCCCCGACTGTTATGAATGCCGCCGGATCGATCCTGCATCTGCTTGATCAGATCGCGGTTGCGATTTTCGTTGTCGAACTTCTGATGAAACTTGTCGTATATCGACTGGGCTTTTTCAGGCGTTCATGGAACATCTTTGATTTCACGATTGTTGCCATCACCCTGCTGCCGATGGGACAGGGTGTATCGGTCCTGCGTGCGCTTCGCATCCTGCGTGCCTTCCGCCTGATCTCGACCGTATCGTCGATGCGCAAGGTCGTCGAAGCCCTGATGAAAGCCATCCCCGGCATGGTTTCGGTTCTGACCCTGCTGTCGCTGGTATTTTACGTTTCGTCCGTCATGGCAACCAAGCTGTTCGGATCGGGTTTCCCCGACTGGTTTGGCACAATCGGCGCATCGCTTTATTCCCTGTTCCAGATCATGACGCTGGAAAGCTGGTCAATGGGAATCGTCCGCCCGGTTATGGAAATCTATCCACTGGCGTGGATGTTTTTTGTGCCTTTCATCCTGGTTACGACTTTTGCCGTCCTCAACCTGTTCATCGCCATTGTCGTCGATGCGATGGCGACCCATGTTGACGTCGAAGAAACGCAGACTCGCAGCGAACTTGGTCTTGATCACCATGAAATCCTTGCAGAACTGCGGGAATTGCGCGCCGAAGTCACCCGGCTTGCCGATGGCAAAAAAGACGTCGACACGGTTCGCCAACCCGGCGAATAG
- a CDS encoding acetyl-CoA carboxylase carboxyltransferase subunit alpha, translated as MHNFLDFEKPIAELEGKIEELRHLTGNDEVNIADEVARLQDKLTKLLQSTYGKLTPWQKTQVARHPDRPHFTDYVAHLFEGFTPLAGDRLFGEDEAIIGGLARLQGRTVMVIGHEKGRDTESRVKHNFGMAKPEGYRKSIRLMRMAERFGIPVVTLVDTAGAFPGADAEARGQSEAIARSIEACLDIKVPLISIIIGEGGSGGAIALAVANTVMMLENSIYSVISPEGCASILWRSGDEAKTAADALRLTAQDLHQLGVIDEIITEPLGGAQRSPVDACKRVGDAIIKALESMDNVEGGVLKARRRDKFLDMGRHGLN; from the coding sequence ATGCATAACTTTCTGGATTTTGAAAAGCCGATCGCCGAACTCGAAGGCAAGATCGAAGAATTGCGCCACCTGACCGGCAATGATGAAGTCAACATCGCCGACGAGGTTGCGCGCCTGCAGGACAAGCTGACCAAGCTGCTGCAAAGCACCTATGGCAAGCTGACCCCGTGGCAGAAAACGCAGGTCGCTCGTCATCCCGACCGGCCGCATTTCACCGACTATGTCGCCCACCTGTTCGAGGGTTTCACCCCGCTTGCCGGCGACCGCCTGTTTGGCGAAGACGAGGCCATCATTGGTGGTCTTGCGCGCCTGCAGGGTCGCACTGTCATGGTGATCGGCCACGAAAAAGGCCGCGATACTGAATCGCGTGTGAAACACAATTTCGGCATGGCCAAGCCCGAAGGCTATCGCAAGTCGATCCGCCTGATGCGGATGGCCGAACGTTTCGGCATTCCGGTTGTGACGCTGGTGGATACCGCCGGTGCCTTCCCGGGTGCCGACGCCGAGGCACGTGGCCAGTCCGAAGCCATCGCACGTTCAATCGAAGCCTGCCTTGATATCAAGGTTCCGCTGATTTCGATCATCATCGGCGAAGGTGGTTCTGGTGGTGCGATTGCACTTGCCGTTGCCAACACCGTCATGATGCTTGAAAATTCGATCTATTCCGTCATTTCGCCGGAAGGCTGCGCCTCGATCCTGTGGCGTTCGGGTGACGAAGCCAAAACCGCTGCTGATGCACTGCGCCTGACGGCACAGGATCTGCACCAGCTTGGCGTCATTGATGAAATCATCACTGAACCGCTTGGCGGCGCACAGCGTTCACCCGTTGATGCCTGCAAACGCGTTGGCGATGCCATCATCAAGGCACTTGAATCGATGGACAATGTCGAAGGCGGTGTGCTGAAGGCACGTCGTCGTGACAAATTCCTCGATATGGGCCGTCACGGCCTGAACTGA
- a CDS encoding GNAT family N-acetyltransferase yields MTSSIEITSPRDPALVPFDRLVEILLAAFAFQDDIVDPPSSAKSVNIAELQWRFARDTLFLAHDSAGRVIGQVWVEDVGKDAYLYKLSVDPSIQGGGIGKALVEAACAHAESAGKENMRLHVRVELTGNIAFFKSRGFEIAGEGVHDGYDRTTFWKMARPLRLAKTA; encoded by the coding sequence ATGACATCCAGTATCGAGATCACATCGCCCCGCGATCCCGCCCTTGTTCCGTTCGACCGGCTTGTTGAAATCCTGCTGGCCGCCTTTGCCTTTCAGGACGATATCGTCGATCCGCCAAGTTCGGCGAAATCGGTCAATATTGCCGAACTTCAATGGCGGTTTGCCCGTGATACGCTGTTTCTGGCGCATGATTCCGCAGGCCGTGTTATCGGTCAGGTCTGGGTCGAGGATGTCGGTAAGGACGCCTATCTTTATAAATTGTCGGTCGATCCGTCCATTCAGGGCGGTGGCATCGGCAAGGCACTGGTCGAGGCCGCCTGCGCCCATGCCGAAAGTGCGGGCAAGGAAAACATGCGACTTCATGTTCGGGTCGAACTGACCGGCAATATTGCCTTTTTCAAATCGCGCGGTTTTGAAATCGCCGGTGAAGGCGTTCATGATGGATATGATCGCACGACATTCTGGAAAATGGCGCGGCCCTTACGGCTGGCAAAAACGGCCTGA
- a CDS encoding winged helix-turn-helix transcriptional regulator, which yields MATTFNCPPNRSPGCPVEGTLDVIGGKWKGVVLFHLLDGTKRFNELHRLMPGVTQRMLTRQLRELEADGLIHREVYAEVPPRVEYSMTAKGETLRQIILALKDWGESHVPYYAIKPETDVA from the coding sequence ATGGCAACGACATTCAATTGCCCACCGAATCGCAGCCCCGGCTGCCCGGTCGAAGGCACGCTTGATGTGATTGGTGGCAAGTGGAAGGGTGTCGTCCTGTTTCACCTGCTCGACGGCACCAAGCGGTTCAATGAATTGCACCGTCTGATGCCCGGTGTCACACAACGCATGCTGACCCGCCAACTGCGCGAGCTGGAGGCCGACGGCCTGATCCATCGCGAAGTCTATGCCGAAGTCCCGCCACGCGTGGAATACAGCATGACCGCAAAGGGCGAAACGCTTCGCCAGATCATCCTTGCGCTAAAGGATTGGGGCGAAAGCCACGTGCCTTATTATGCAATCAAACCGGAAACCGACGTCGCCTGA
- a CDS encoding zinc-binding alcohol dehydrogenase family protein codes for MKAIGLYKAAPVETDGLFSEIDMEVPKAEGRDILVRVKGVAVNPVDFKVRRGKVDDGNFKILGWDAAGVVEAVGADVTLFRPGDEVWYAGDVTRSGSNTQFQLVDERIVASKPKSLGFADAAALPLTAITAWEALFDRMMIDRNAKDANAGKTLLVIGGAGGVGSIAIQLGKLAGLTVIATASRPETIDWVKDLGADQVINHRNPLNDELKAIGFTHVDYILCTSETDQYFDVMAEIITPQGRIATITEAKENHNVDLLKAKSASFSYEFMFTRSMFQTPDMIEQHKLLSIVADLIDAGTVKNTANESFGALTPESLRKAHALLESGKAIGKITFDGLGA; via the coding sequence ATGAAAGCTATCGGACTTTATAAAGCCGCCCCTGTCGAGACAGACGGGTTGTTTAGTGAAATTGATATGGAAGTTCCAAAGGCAGAAGGCCGGGATATTCTGGTTCGGGTCAAAGGTGTTGCCGTCAACCCGGTTGATTTCAAGGTACGCCGTGGCAAGGTGGATGACGGCAATTTCAAAATCCTTGGCTGGGACGCGGCCGGTGTCGTTGAGGCCGTTGGCGCGGATGTCACCCTGTTTCGCCCGGGCGACGAGGTCTGGTATGCCGGGGATGTTACCCGGTCGGGCAGCAATACCCAGTTTCAGCTTGTCGATGAACGCATCGTTGCATCAAAACCCAAGTCGCTTGGTTTTGCTGATGCGGCGGCATTGCCATTGACTGCGATTACGGCATGGGAAGCCCTGTTTGACCGTATGATGATTGATCGCAATGCCAAGGATGCCAATGCGGGCAAGACACTTCTGGTGATTGGCGGTGCAGGCGGGGTTGGCTCGATCGCGATTCAGCTTGGCAAACTGGCTGGTTTGACCGTTATCGCGACCGCATCGCGCCCGGAAACCATCGACTGGGTCAAAGATCTTGGTGCGGATCAGGTGATCAATCATCGCAATCCGTTGAATGACGAGCTGAAGGCAATTGGCTTTACCCATGTCGATTACATTCTGTGCACGTCGGAAACCGATCAGTATTTCGATGTCATGGCCGAAATCATCACCCCGCAAGGCCGGATCGCGACGATTACCGAAGCCAAGGAAAACCATAATGTCGATCTGCTGAAGGCAAAATCGGCCAGCTTTTCCTACGAATTCATGTTTACCCGTTCGATGTTCCAGACCCCGGACATGATCGAGCAGCACAAGCTGCTGTCGATCGTTGCTGATCTGATTGATGCCGGAACCGTTAAAAATACTGCCAATGAAAGCTTTGGGGCCTTAACACCCGAAAGCCTGCGCAAGGCGCATGCGTTGCTGGAATCCGGCAAGGCGATTGGCAAGATCACGTTTGACGGTTTGGGCGCATAA
- a CDS encoding LysR family transcriptional regulator, translating to MDINKLDLNLLVTLDTLLVERNVTRAAQRLGISQPALSTRLTRLRDQLGDPLLLPSQRGMIPTEHALELQEPLHAALEGVRQVLLQNSRFDPSSITATIAIAASDYVQYSVLMPLLDVLRVEAPGIRVAWRTIDTANLETQMIRGDVGLALTTPETAPETLRMRKIYREEYVTIARLDHPAISNGLDIETFCQLDHVIVSPRGGGFYGPADEALSALGQTRRVMLSAPGFLVVPEIVAHSNMIALVPGRLALNREDRLQQFAPPLPVTGFDMAMVWHDRTTTHPMHRWLRDRLITLVKQNQ from the coding sequence ATGGATATCAACAAGCTTGATCTCAATCTTCTGGTCACCCTTGATACGCTGCTTGTCGAACGCAATGTGACACGCGCGGCCCAGCGCCTTGGCATCAGCCAACCGGCCCTCTCAACGCGGTTGACCCGTCTGCGTGATCAACTGGGCGATCCGTTATTGCTACCCTCCCAGCGCGGCATGATCCCGACCGAACACGCGCTTGAATTACAGGAACCCCTGCATGCCGCCCTTGAAGGCGTCCGTCAGGTCCTACTGCAAAACAGCCGGTTTGATCCATCATCCATCACGGCAACCATCGCCATTGCCGCCAGTGACTATGTCCAGTATTCGGTGCTGATGCCGCTGCTTGATGTTCTGCGCGTCGAGGCACCGGGCATCCGGGTGGCATGGCGCACGATTGATACGGCAAACCTCGAAACACAGATGATCCGCGGGGATGTCGGTCTTGCCCTGACCACGCCGGAAACAGCCCCGGAAACCCTGCGCATGCGCAAAATCTATCGCGAGGAATATGTCACGATTGCCCGGCTCGACCATCCCGCCATTAGTAATGGTCTTGATATTGAGACATTCTGCCAACTCGATCATGTGATCGTGTCGCCCCGGGGCGGCGGCTTTTATGGGCCTGCCGACGAAGCCCTCAGCGCATTGGGGCAAACACGACGGGTTATGCTTTCCGCCCCCGGTTTTCTGGTTGTCCCGGAAATTGTCGCACACAGCAACATGATCGCACTTGTTCCCGGTCGCCTTGCCCTGAACCGGGAAGACCGACTGCAGCAATTTGCACCACCCTTACCGGTAACCGGGTTTGACATGGCAATGGTCTGGCATGACCGGACCACCACCCACCCCATGCACCGTTGGCTGCGTGACAGACTGATCACATTGGTAAAACAGAACCAATAG
- a CDS encoding NAD(P)H-dependent oxidoreductase, with amino-acid sequence MPNILIVHAHPEPKSLTSALKDVAVETLREQGHEVKVSDLYAMKWKAVADEADFTEPNDPDRLIYVAESKYAYAGGTQSADIAAEQEKLLWADAVMFSFPMWWFGMPAIMKGWFDRVFAYGFAYGVGEHNDKHWGDRYGEGTLAGRRAMVIVPIGGRAPHYSERGVNGSLEDILWPIHHGGLFYPGMDIMPPFAVYHTDRMDEAGWHDAVKDLKQRLQGLFTDAPIPYRAQNGGHYDAQQRLKPGLGQGAGGTAMHLVQSGDPEEILRGTVRRLAS; translated from the coding sequence ATGCCCAATATTTTGATCGTCCATGCCCACCCCGAGCCCAAATCGTTGACCAGCGCCTTGAAAGACGTTGCGGTTGAAACCCTGCGCGAGCAGGGGCACGAGGTCAAAGTCAGTGATCTTTATGCAATGAAGTGGAAGGCCGTCGCCGATGAGGCCGATTTTACCGAACCGAATGATCCGGATCGGCTGATCTATGTAGCCGAATCCAAGTATGCCTATGCCGGTGGCACCCAAAGTGCGGACATCGCCGCCGAGCAGGAAAAGCTTTTATGGGCCGATGCGGTTATGTTCAGCTTTCCCATGTGGTGGTTCGGGATGCCTGCCATCATGAAAGGCTGGTTTGACCGGGTGTTTGCTTATGGCTTTGCCTATGGCGTGGGGGAGCATAATGACAAGCACTGGGGAGACCGGTATGGCGAGGGAACCCTTGCCGGGCGGCGCGCGATGGTGATTGTGCCGATTGGCGGCCGTGCACCGCATTACAGTGAACGTGGCGTGAATGGCAGTCTTGAAGACATTCTTTGGCCGATCCATCACGGAGGGCTGTTCTATCCGGGGATGGATATCATGCCGCCATTCGCGGTTTATCACACTGACCGGATGGATGAGGCCGGATGGCATGATGCGGTGAAGGATTTAAAGCAGCGCCTGCAGGGCCTGTTTACCGATGCACCGATCCCCTATCGCGCGCAAAATGGCGGTCACTATGACGCGCAACAGCGCCTTAAGCCAGGATTGGGACAGGGTGCGGGTGGCACGGCCATGCATCTGGTGCAATCTGGTGATCCGGAAGAAATCCTGCGGGGTACGGTCCGGCGTCTGGCGTCGTGA
- a CDS encoding CoA ester lyase, whose product MSFTTPTPAPARLNRSELAVPGSRIELFEKAARSKADAIFLDLEDAVAPNDKEQARKNIIAAINDIDWGDKVLSVRINGLDTHYMYRDVVDVLEQAGDRLDLIMIPKVGTAADVYALDMMATQIEAAKGRKKRIGFELIIETALGMQNIHEIAGASKRNESLHFGVADYAASTKAMTTGIGGPNPHYGVLTDKDGDNPRDYHWGDMWHYAIARMVVAARANGLRPIDGPFGDFSDPDGYRAQAARAMVLGCEGKWAIHPSQITLANDVYSPSEAEVTKAKRILEAMIKAQAEGAGAVALDGRLIDIASIKQAEVMVRQAEAIAARDAG is encoded by the coding sequence ATGAGCTTCACCACACCGACCCCGGCACCAGCACGTCTGAACCGGTCCGAACTGGCCGTTCCGGGCAGCCGCATCGAACTGTTTGAAAAGGCCGCCAGATCAAAGGCCGATGCCATCTTCCTTGATCTTGAGGACGCGGTTGCGCCAAACGACAAGGAACAGGCGCGCAAAAACATCATTGCCGCCATCAACGATATCGACTGGGGCGACAAGGTGCTTTCGGTCCGCATCAACGGCCTTGATACACATTATATGTATCGCGATGTCGTCGATGTACTCGAACAGGCCGGTGACCGGCTTGACCTGATCATGATCCCCAAGGTCGGAACGGCGGCCGATGTCTATGCGCTTGATATGATGGCAACCCAGATCGAGGCCGCCAAGGGCCGCAAAAAGCGCATCGGGTTCGAACTGATCATTGAAACCGCCCTTGGCATGCAGAATATCCACGAAATTGCAGGTGCATCCAAACGCAATGAAAGCCTGCATTTTGGTGTGGCCGATTACGCCGCCTCGACCAAGGCAATGACGACCGGCATCGGTGGACCTAACCCGCATTATGGTGTGCTGACCGACAAGGATGGCGATAATCCGCGCGATTATCACTGGGGCGATATGTGGCACTACGCCATTGCCCGCATGGTGGTGGCCGCACGCGCCAATGGTCTGCGCCCGATTGATGGTCCGTTTGGCGATTTTTCCGATCCGGATGGCTATCGTGCACAGGCCGCGCGCGCCATGGTTCTGGGCTGCGAAGGCAAATGGGCCATCCATCCCAGCCAGATCACCCTTGCCAACGATGTCTATTCCCCGTCCGAGGCCGAAGTCACCAAAGCCAAACGCATCCTGGAAGCCATGATCAAGGCACAGGCCGAAGGTGCCGGCGCGGTTGCCCTAGATGGTCGTTTGATCGATATCGCATCGATCAAACAGGCCGAAGTCATGGTCCGGCAGGCCGAGGCGATTGCCGCACGCGACGCAGGTTAG
- a CDS encoding GGDEF domain-containing protein → MRRAYSILVSAGLAPFLILGACLVLALSPGLVPGELAGLVRYGPFILAVLGGAIGWWFNRGRAVFVMILLLVCYWLLVGNSGGFSSDGLAFMRIATLYLIPVNLLVLGFTKERGVLNPRGIARMLVLGLQLFVMLMLAGKADVGAALYQVLNYRLIDTGTFMADMPQPALILAVVSVGILLALHRPLETSFAAAIIAIAVATVMGPGFIKFGYLAATGVVLAGLAQEAWRMAFVDDLTGLPGRRALGHALAELGSQYAIAMLDVDHFKKFNDTYGHDVGDIVLRKVSRELARVGGGGKAFRYGGEEFTVVFAGRSAEKAHEPLEALRKRIAATRIAPPDKNKTVSVTISVGLSERDEDIDDPWAVLKQADEKLYAAKQAGRNRVAV, encoded by the coding sequence ATGCGTCGCGCTTATTCCATTCTTGTCTCGGCCGGGCTGGCACCCTTTCTGATATTGGGGGCCTGTCTTGTGCTTGCGCTGTCACCCGGACTGGTTCCGGGTGAACTGGCGGGGCTTGTGCGATACGGGCCGTTCATCCTTGCGGTGCTTGGCGGTGCAATCGGGTGGTGGTTTAACCGCGGGCGGGCGGTTTTCGTCATGATCCTGCTTTTGGTCTGCTACTGGCTGCTGGTGGGGAATAGTGGCGGTTTTTCCTCCGATGGCCTTGCCTTCATGCGCATTGCGACGCTTTATCTGATCCCGGTCAATCTGCTGGTGCTTGGTTTTACCAAGGAACGCGGGGTTCTTAATCCGCGTGGCATTGCCCGGATGCTGGTGCTGGGATTGCAGCTTTTTGTCATGCTGATGCTGGCTGGCAAGGCCGATGTTGGCGCGGCGCTTTATCAGGTACTTAATTACCGGCTGATCGACACCGGAACCTTTATGGCCGATATGCCGCAACCGGCCCTGATTCTGGCGGTTGTTTCGGTCGGTATTCTGCTTGCGCTGCATCGGCCGCTTGAAACCAGCTTTGCCGCCGCGATCATTGCCATTGCGGTGGCGACCGTTATGGGGCCGGGGTTTATCAAGTTCGGTTATCTGGCGGCGACGGGTGTGGTTCTGGCCGGGTTGGCGCAGGAAGCGTGGCGGATGGCGTTTGTTGATGATCTGACCGGTTTGCCCGGTCGTCGGGCATTGGGCCATGCCTTGGCCGAACTTGGCAGCCAGTATGCGATTGCGATGCTCGACGTCGATCATTTCAAGAAATTCAACGATACCTATGGTCATGATGTCGGCGATATCGTGTTGCGCAAGGTTTCGCGCGAACTAGCACGCGTTGGCGGCGGGGGAAAAGCCTTCCGTTATGGCGGCGAGGAATTCACCGTTGTCTTTGCCGGACGCAGTGCGGAAAAAGCCCACGAACCGCTGGAAGCCCTTCGTAAACGGATTGCCGCAACCAGAATTGCCCCGCCCGACAAAAACAAGACCGTTTCGGTCACCATCTCGGTCGGTCTTTCGGAACGGGATGAGGATATTGATGATCCCTGGGCGGTGCTGAAACAGGCGGATGAAAAACTTTATGCCGCCAAGCAGGCGGGGCGCAACCGGGTTGCGGTTTAA
- a CDS encoding calcium-binding protein, giving the protein MARIIGTNEDDVLNHTSRGRDIIYGLDGDDEIHFSQSDTVIGGAGGDSFFVSGLSDDYVLSYATSEEPLTFKFYNNEDAPSGEQVAQLDASGGDADGDQLIVGEYGDHVSQKLGVIGTDGDDYFEGEISAVEGGGGADTINFDFRDIFPSSYSRYAPTVAYGSSPEAIYFDQDSMIGYGGDAEGDVISFADDSELRDLNIRGSNHDDLLIGGEERGGTLFGAGGDDMMIGRGGDNAMSGDSGSDTLMGRAGDDFLTGGSGADFLDGGSGQDTVSYQTSAEGVHIDLGAGIAGGGDADGDVLTDVEGIFGTSHSDLLIGDEQGNNIDGYFGYDTIYGNGGDDTLTGITAYGGDGNDTLSGSEYGQPDRDYLYGDGGDDTILGNEGGDRLYGGEGNDTVLAGYTYYGDDLFPPDGTHADGGDGDDIVKGNNADDFLYGGAGDDLMEGGLGDDAMYGGDGQDILRGGQWEDLLSGGAGRDLLEGGRDDDRMLGQDGHDVLRGEHGEDLLFGGDGNDLLTGGQSSDSFVWATFEGGAERDRITDFEAGENGDRFLLGKTFQEKSGIDDFGDFINHAEQNDTGVYVDFSGGRHYSYGVQIDGVEIGDLVADNVVFDVDDYGTL; this is encoded by the coding sequence ATGGCACGGATCATCGGTACAAACGAAGACGACGTGTTGAACCATACCTCTCGTGGTCGTGATATTATTTATGGGCTGGATGGTGATGATGAAATCCATTTCAGCCAATCAGACACGGTGATTGGTGGGGCCGGGGGCGACAGCTTTTTCGTCAGTGGGCTATCTGACGATTACGTGCTGTCATATGCGACCTCTGAGGAGCCACTGACATTCAAGTTTTACAATAATGAAGATGCCCCATCAGGCGAACAGGTCGCGCAGCTTGACGCTAGTGGTGGTGACGCGGATGGCGATCAGCTGATTGTTGGGGAGTATGGCGACCATGTTTCCCAGAAGTTGGGCGTGATTGGTACTGACGGAGACGACTATTTTGAAGGAGAAATAAGTGCGGTCGAAGGTGGCGGCGGTGCCGATACCATCAACTTTGATTTTCGCGATATATTTCCCAGTTCCTACTCCCGCTATGCGCCGACTGTTGCATATGGCAGTTCGCCCGAAGCCATTTATTTCGATCAGGACAGCATGATCGGTTATGGCGGGGATGCCGAGGGGGATGTGATTTCCTTTGCCGATGATAGCGAGTTGCGCGATCTGAATATACGCGGATCAAATCATGATGATCTGCTGATTGGCGGTGAGGAGCGGGGCGGAACGCTGTTTGGTGCCGGTGGTGACGATATGATGATCGGCCGGGGCGGTGATAATGCAATGTCCGGGGATAGCGGTAGCGATACCCTGATGGGACGTGCCGGTGATGATTTTCTGACAGGGGGCAGCGGTGCTGATTTCCTTGATGGAGGCAGTGGGCAGGATACTGTCAGCTATCAGACTTCGGCCGAAGGTGTGCATATCGACCTTGGTGCTGGCATTGCCGGAGGCGGGGATGCGGACGGGGATGTGCTGACGGATGTCGAGGGCATTTTCGGAACCAGCCACAGCGACCTTTTGATCGGTGATGAACAGGGTAATAATATTGATGGCTATTTCGGCTACGACACCATCTATGGCAATGGCGGTGACGACACGTTAACCGGCATTACCGCCTATGGTGGCGATGGTAACGATACTCTTTCGGGTTCGGAGTATGGACAACCTGATCGCGATTACCTTTACGGTGATGGCGGTGATGACACCATTCTAGGCAATGAAGGTGGCGACCGTCTGTATGGCGGAGAGGGGAATGACACAGTTCTCGCCGGTTACACATATTACGGGGACGATCTTTTCCCGCCGGATGGCACTCATGCCGATGGTGGTGACGGTGATGACATTGTCAAAGGCAATAATGCGGATGACTTTCTTTATGGCGGTGCCGGGGACGACCTTATGGAAGGTGGTCTTGGTGACGACGCGATGTATGGCGGTGATGGCCAGGACATCTTGCGGGGTGGGCAATGGGAGGATCTGCTATCGGGTGGCGCAGGACGTGACCTTCTGGAAGGTGGCCGGGATGATGACCGGATGTTGGGGCAGGACGGTCATGATGTCCTGAGGGGAGAGCATGGCGAAGACCTGTTGTTTGGCGGGGATGGCAATGATCTTCTGACGGGCGGCCAATCGTCGGACAGTTTCGTCTGGGCTACGTTCGAAGGCGGGGCGGAACGTGACCGTATTACCGATTTTGAAGCGGGCGAAAACGGCGATCGCTTTCTGCTTGGCAAAACATTTCAGGAAAAAAGCGGCATCGATGATTTTGGTGATTTCATCAATCACGCAGAACAGAACGACACGGGTGTTTATGTCGATTTCAGTGGTGGCCGACATTACAGCTATGGCGTTCAGATCGACGGGGTCGAGATCGGCGATCTGGTCGCTGATAATGTGGTCTTTGACGTAGATGATTACGGGACTTTGTAA